The region ATAACATGATGATGTAGTCCCATTGTTTTGAGATGTGTGAATCAGTCAGGAGAGTGATGAGTCTGGTGTCGCTTTGGCTAAGCGTCTTCGTCTTTGCTCTCAGATGACAGTCACACCGACATAGCATTCACCAATGTGTAGGTTTACGTGGCTCATGACAGGGAGTGTTGGATCATGTAGCAAAGTGGTGAAGAGCAGTATCTTTCTCTTAGCAGGTTCACCAGAACTGCTGCAAAGGGAGGTTAGACTACTTACACTGTTCTATTGTATTTCTGTGCACAATGGAAACTGTCTATTTAAAGACGAACTGTCTTTAAGAATAGTTCATAtgttcttttacttttttattgcTAATTTAAAAGAAAGCTTTGGCTTGCGGTTTAAGATACAGCGAATGAATGGTACTAAGGCATGACTTGATGTCATCCACTATGGAGTCTGCTGCTTAGACATTGtcaggtgtgtttgtgtcttcaatTCAGAtcctaatttatttttttcatttttgaagcaagttattggataaatgtTTTGTCTGAAGTGCTAGAGTTTAAACAgttgcagtttcttttttttttgaaagtttaAAAACCCCTGtcctattatttataaaatattttgcaaaaagaATATGTTAGGTTCTGTGTTTCTTATGGAATTGACTATTTGtcaaataatattgttttaatggAGCAATTATTCTAAGAATCAAAACAGTTACAATTTCTGCCCTTTTGAATgttgtaatttagttttttaattgtgtGCAAAATACCTCCCTTGTTTGACTTTGAAACTAATCAACCCCCCCATGAACAGAAAAAAGAGTGGAAAAGTCAAGACTGCTTACAAACGTGAGTTTGTTAACCTGGGCTGCGATGTTGACTTCGACTTTGCTGGCCCAACCATCCACGGAGTTGCAGTGGTCGGCTATGAGGGATGGCTCGCTGGCTGCCAGATGTCCTTTGACACTGCAAAGTCCAAGATGACCCAGAACAACTTTGCTGTTGGCTACAAAACCGGCGACTTCCAGCTGCACACAAATGTGTAAGTCTTGAAGCATCATTACATCTGTCTAAATGCATGAGATGGGTACCTGAAGGTTTATTCAAGTGTTGGGTTGTTGACATAagtggaatttttattttttttatttgtaatttctaTGCATAAAATGCTTAGAATCCTTACTACCTGACAAATGTCATTTGAAATAAGTGAACTGAGAAACTGCACTGATTTCTATGACAGCGTTaggctcacccaaaaattaaaatgccctcattattcactcaccctcatggcatcccagatgtgtattactttcttctgcaaaatacatatgaagatttttagaagaatatttcagctctgtatgtccatgcagtgcaagtaaatggtgaccaaaattttgattctccaaaaagcacataaaagcagcttaaaagtaatccatattactctagtgatttaatctgtgtcttctgaagtgatatgatgtgtgtgggtgagaaacggatcaatatgtAAATCCTATTTCTCTTccatattcttttattttactggcgattcgcattctttgtgcatatcaccacgttggggctggtcaaaggtggaaatTGATGGTAaaacggacttaaatattgatctgtttaacacctgtcatatcacttccgAAGATatagattttaccactggagacttatggattactttatactgcctttatttgctttttgcctatatatatatatatatatatataagcttcaAAGCCACCATTTACTGTCATAGAATAGACAAACAAGAGcagaagtcatacaaatctgcgatgtcatgagggtgaattattcctttaaagagcaaaaaaaaaaagagtctggGGCCGGCCCACACCTTTTTAGCCAATCAAATGACATGACCGGAGGGCGTTTTGGAGAGGGTGTGTGGTTAAATTTCGCAAAACTGATGAAATCACTTGCAAAACCTTTAATATGCGAGtgggttatttttttaaagtgctgTAAGGACAGGGTTTGTTAATGGTCTTTTTTGAATGATTAATTGACTTGCTACTGCTGACCCTGTAGTAATGATGGCTCAGAGTTTGGGGGCTCCATCTACCAGAAAGTGAGTGATAAGCTGGAGACAGCAGTGAATCTGGCCTGGACAGCAGGCAGCAACAGCACACGCTTCGGCATTGCTGCCAAATACCAGCTGGACAAGGATGCCTCCATCAGTGTGAGTAAACAAACCCTCTCATACTACTTTTATAGAGCGcactaaatcacaaaaacaatttgGTTGCAGAAGGGGAGACCTGTTTGTTTCTATGCCTTAACCcataaaacaattcacaaattgTTTCTCCATAaaagttaaaaaatttgttttagaaGTTGTTGCTGTATTTAGCCAATCAGGTTAAATATAACACATGAATGACCTGAATTTTACAGTAGATGCTGTGTCACAATTTTCAAAgaatttctgtcttgtttttaaCAGGCTAAAGTGAACAATACCAGCCTTGTTGGTGTTGGTTATACTCAGACTCTGCGACCAGGTATAGTGATGagatttatttttcatgtatCCCCTTCCTTATTATCATCCTCATCATTGCATAAAGTATATGTTCCAGTGCAGGTGATTAGCTAAAATGCACCAACTTATGAACATTTGTAAGTGAAAggcaggattttttttttgtatccagAAATAACTTCTGTCCACCCACAAAATGACTTGAAGCTTTGGATACTGATAAAAtaagatgttttaaaatgttttttatgcaGACTTCTATTGTATTTGCATTTTTGTGTTTAGAACATTCTTAAAGGCTTTTTATAACAGTTTAGttattaaactgttttttttgttgtttttttttttacaggtattAAGTTGACCCTGTCGGCCCTGGTTGATGGAAAGAGCATCAATTCTGGTGGCCACAAGCTGGGCTTGGGCCTGGAGCTGGAGGCCTAAACCTGCGTCAGAGACAAGGGAATATCAGAGAAATCTGACCTTAAATCTAAGTCCAACAGCAACCAGCAAGGGAATTCAGGATGGGTTGGGATGTGTTCCAAGGCTACATCAAAACAATCATTATTATGGTGTTAATTTTTGTCCCCTCCTGGTCATAATGCCCTTTTTGATTGTAGTTTTTGTCTCAGACATTCACATTGGGTCAGCTACAAATTTAATTTCTTCATCTGTCTCCAGCACTGCCACAGTAATGGAAAAACTCTCTGGGACAGAGGGCATCTGTGGCTTCCTGTTGTGTTCCCTTAGTAATATGGCAGTGGTTTTGGGGTGGGTTTGTGACAATACTATGTCTCTGATTTCATCATTTGTATTGTATCTGATATTCCTTAGTCGTCTGAATGCAACTCAAGCAACCTCTTAAAACTCCATATTAAAGGATATACCTGCTATTATTTAAATACTGTTAGACCATTGTTTCTTTCCATGCACACAAGGATGAGCTTAAGCAGTTTAATTTTCCTTTGTCAGCCATAAAGTCTCCAGGAGTAATTGTTGTACATGAAGTCTGCCCTTGAACTGATCAGTTTTTGGGTAGCCTAATGTGGAGAGGGTCTGCCATAAAATAAGGCTAGTGAGCTGGCATGGctggcattttgtttttatttgcagcaCAGACGATTAGCTGGATCATGCAGAAAAAGCAGAATGAGTTGGTCGTGTGGTTTTGAGTTTTAGTACCTTTTGCTCCCAGTGTTGCGGTATGACCTTGACTTAACAAAACCTCAGAGGTCCTTATGGTGTATGTTTGAACTTTTCAATAAACTATTTGAACTCAATTATGAGAGATTTCTTGATAGAAGTGTAATCTGCAAAGCAAATGGTTTCTCATACCCAAAACGAGAAGCAGACCAATTAATCTGTGCTgattgttgctttttggaactatcagttctctgcaaaaatctatgctgatatTTTTGCTTAGTGTTCCTATTTTTGGCGACTGAGAATTCTATGGTTAAAACGCCTTGATTCTAGAGTATAACGGCGGCTTCtggaggtgaaataaaaacaatcaccaAAACCTTagagaatatctcagttctgtaggtccatagtaATAATAGTCCAAGTAAATGGTGATTAAACTTTTGTGGCTCaaataatcacataaaggaaacttggaagtaattcatgtcttcagaagcgatataataggtgttgtgagaaacagatcaaaactcTACTTTCAcatgtgaaattggagatttagaaattgttctgtttctcatccacacccattacattgcttctgaagacatgtatttaaacattggtgtcatatggattaccttttatgtttcctttttgtgATATTTGGACATTTGAAGTTTTAGACCTTCAATTagtttgcattgtatgggcctacagagctgagatatttttctaaaaatcttttgtattcagcagaagaaagtcatacacatctggggtgtcatgagtgtgatctatccctttaattgggTTAATACTTAAATATAGTGCATTGTAATGAGGCCAAGACTCAGTTCAATGGAGAGTATATTGTGTtccgggcttgtttatagttaaaagtcccacattatgcatCAAATCTTTTTGTCTGATTAACATTGGAtatttggttgaacaataaactgcttttggggttttattcatATTGGACTCTTATAGTCTATTTGTtcctgtcatagtaaggaaagacataattattttgtaacattttataaatcaattaaaaaatatattgattgattgattgattatctGCATTTCCCATCATCTTAGTTATTAGTAAAACACTATTTATCTTTTAAAAGGGCAAGAACATTAAGCTACCTAATAAAGTTGTAGTTAATAGCTATTTTCCAACATATTAGAgcccaaaaaatacattttcaaattcttcaaaatattggatttatttccaattttacagctttaaCAGCTCGTGAATTTAACAATAAAAAGATAAGAACACTTGCCTCAGGTCAGCTTCCTTCTAAAAAACGGTTTCTGTTCCATAAATATTTGAGATTTTATATGAAGTGAGATGAtgccagggcttttatacagtCATATGACCTCTGTATTTTTAGTGACCACCTTTTCAGTCATTTTCTCAGAAATGTTGCCTACTCCTTGATCCTTTCACCCAGCCTCTCAAATTTTTCCACCCCCCATTATACAAAACACTTTTTAGGATTAAGGAAATTTGTGTCAGAATCCATTCACAGAATGTTGATGAATTGAAGTTTTGACCATTTGAAGTGAATTTGATTGTGTTCTTTCAGAGGAAAGTGAAACATGTTTCAAATAGAAGTGATTTGACATTGATCATCACATGATTTGTCTGGGTATAACAAATCTTGCAAAGTGTTACTaggaaatatattaataataataataatacatcttCATTAAAATAAGATAATAGAAATAAGTGAACAGgcaaatatgttgttttttacttagtaattaattaagtaaataattTAGTCAGTAGGGGTTCAGCTGACAAAAAAGCTTGGGAGCCCCTCCGCTATAGAGCAAATGCCTTAGTgataaattgtacaaataaaattTGATAATTGCTATGCTGAAAAAGATTATGTATGTGTTGTTTGCCAGGTGTTACCAGCAAAGATGAGAAGAGGAGCATCAAACCATGACATTTCCTGATTGCTAAACGGTTTGCAAACTCAGAACCAAGTTTCTCTGTTGAATTCTCAATCAAATTGTAGATCCTAAAAAAACTAGGTAGCACTTCATAATAAGATTCCAttagtttacattagttaacaacatgagtaaacattaactaacaatgaaggATACTTTTGCAGCATTTAGTAATCTTGCTTAATGTTAATTGCaactaataaatatttattaataaatacaaatattaatattaagttttattttttcatattggttaatgcactgtgaaccaacattaactaacaatcaacaattgtatttttagtaactaacaaagattaatatatatatatatatatatatatatatatatatatatatatatatatatatatatatacatacagtttatatagtttattgtttgttcatgataactATGTTAACGAAtgcaaccttattataaagtgttaccgaaaactGTTTAGCAAAACTCAATTAATATACTATGAAACAGATTGATATGCTGAAATAATGTTTATTCAGTAAACTGCATTGtttcaatacatttgaaataaatggCTAATCAGAGCAAGGGATaaggcaaaataataataaaacaaaaatctgttCTTGTACATTCCTCCTTATTCACACATTCGTTATTCATTATGTACACCTACTGTATATGAcagtgtacacatgcatcagaaatgttcacactttaaatgggCAATTTCCAAAATGTGTGCTCAACTGACATATATTGTCATGCAGTTGTGAGTCATTTTAATACATTCATCAAGGTTGCTTATTTTTAATTCTCTTTTCTTTTAGGGATTTTCTCATtgagctgtttttgttttgtttttgactaATATATTTTCTGCTCTTTATCTTTTTCTGCTGGCATTTATTGAGGATTCTACACTACATTAAAGGctttactttctttcatctgtaccTTATATTTTCATGCTGTCCTCCTTGCTACCCCCTTTAACCTGCTCTGTCTCTGGTGCTTTTGCCTCAATTTTGGAAGATGTCTTAGATTTTGCAGCCTTCACATCATGTAAGCCACTGTCTGATTCTTTGTCATCTTTTGGGACAGTTTCTTCACTTTTTACATCTTTGGTGGTTCCACTGTCAGTCTGAGGGCCTTTGGTTGTTACACTTTCACCTTCTGCTTTATCAGACATCTTCACTTTGCTCTCTTTACAATCCTTTTGTTCT is a window of Xyrauchen texanus isolate HMW12.3.18 chromosome 24, RBS_HiC_50CHRs, whole genome shotgun sequence DNA encoding:
- the vdac2 gene encoding voltage-dependent anion-selective channel protein 2, encoding MSIPPAYADLGKSAKDIFNKGYGFGMVKLDVKTKSASGVEFKTTGSSNTDTSKVVGSLETKYKRSEYGLTFTEKWNTDNTLGTEITIEDQIAKGLKLTFDTTFSPNTGKKSGKVKTAYKREFVNLGCDVDFDFAGPTIHGVAVVGYEGWLAGCQMSFDTAKSKMTQNNFAVGYKTGDFQLHTNVNDGSEFGGSIYQKVSDKLETAVNLAWTAGSNSTRFGIAAKYQLDKDASISAKVNNTSLVGVGYTQTLRPGIKLTLSALVDGKSINSGGHKLGLGLELEA